In Streptomyces hawaiiensis, one genomic interval encodes:
- a CDS encoding ArsR/SmtB family transcription factor: MTTTPSHPTDEPDPTLQAASELLRALASPVRLGIVRELSGGGKYVHELVAALGVSQPLVSQHLRVLRTSRIVTARRQARETRYTLTDDHVAHIVLDAIRHAQE, encoded by the coding sequence ATGACAACGACGCCCTCTCACCCGACGGACGAGCCGGACCCGACCCTGCAGGCGGCCAGTGAGCTGCTGCGCGCTCTGGCCTCCCCCGTACGGCTGGGCATCGTGCGCGAGTTGTCGGGCGGCGGGAAGTACGTCCATGAACTGGTGGCGGCCCTGGGCGTGAGCCAGCCGCTGGTCTCCCAGCACCTGAGGGTGCTGCGCACCTCCCGGATCGTCACCGCCCGGCGTCAGGCCCGCGAGACGCGGTACACCCTCACCGACGACCACGTGGCGCACATCGTGCTGGACGCCATCCGGCACGCGCAGGAGTAG
- a CDS encoding DUF5999 family protein, with amino-acid sequence MCAHQPLCPATDSPAAHVVAARPEQGWSLLCDGTVVFDDTGELLPDGRVVQPRRATAQGLAVAA; translated from the coding sequence ATGTGTGCCCACCAGCCCCTGTGCCCCGCGACCGACTCCCCCGCCGCGCACGTCGTGGCGGCCCGCCCCGAGCAGGGCTGGAGCCTGCTGTGTGACGGGACGGTCGTCTTCGACGACACCGGCGAACTGCTGCCGGACGGGCGCGTGGTGCAGCCGCGCCGGGCGACGGCACAGGGGCTGGCCGTCGCGGCCTGA
- a CDS encoding RidA family protein: MSTERVNPPELSPPAGFSHAVVASGSRVVFLAGQTALDTDGKVVGRTLPEQFGRALANLLAALTAAGGTPSDLARVTVYATDVEAYRTHAAELGRLWRESAGRHYPAMAVVQVVRLWDAEAMVELDGFAVLP, encoded by the coding sequence GTGAGCACCGAGCGCGTCAATCCGCCCGAGCTGTCCCCGCCGGCCGGCTTCTCCCACGCCGTCGTGGCGTCCGGGTCACGGGTGGTGTTCCTGGCGGGGCAGACCGCCCTCGACACCGACGGCAAGGTGGTCGGCCGCACCCTGCCCGAGCAGTTCGGCAGGGCCCTCGCCAATCTGCTGGCCGCCCTCACCGCGGCCGGCGGCACACCGTCCGACCTGGCCCGCGTCACCGTCTACGCCACGGACGTCGAGGCGTACCGCACGCACGCGGCCGAACTGGGCCGTCTGTGGCGCGAGTCGGCGGGGCGCCACTATCCCGCCATGGCGGTCGTCCAGGTCGTCCGGCTGTGGGACGCGGAGGCGATGGTGGAACTGGACGGCTTCGCGGTCCTGCCGTAG
- a CDS encoding aminotransferase class V-fold PLP-dependent enzyme, whose amino-acid sequence MTAPITREDPRPWQQALRAQFPIVTGHPELAYLDSAATAQKPQAVLDAVQTYLTTSNANAARGTYTWANRTTELVERTRGRVARFLGDDRPEHSAVHFTGGTTEGLRSIARDWLPGFLRDGDEIVVPDADHQANITPWLEVQRLLDREGVHVRVVPMPYQSGSGDYDHRALTERAGPRTRFVATTHVHHVYGSDMNVQRIREAVGPDAVICLDAAQSVGHLPVSVAELDVDFVVFSGHKALALPGSGAVWARQARGPAFVPGGWSGTPNTVGIASLEAALDWLEAAGVDRIERWTADLAARLTEGLRRLDAYEILGCPLSLAADTTVQRRQGIVTLRHRAIDSGDLGFILFSHGFMVRSDHHCQGDAGEKTGSVRVSLHVYNTVEEIDRLLSVLASLP is encoded by the coding sequence ATGACCGCACCGATCACCCGCGAGGATCCGCGCCCGTGGCAGCAGGCGCTGCGCGCCCAGTTCCCCATCGTCACCGGGCACCCCGAGCTGGCGTACCTGGACAGCGCGGCCACGGCACAGAAGCCGCAGGCCGTCCTGGACGCCGTGCAGACGTATCTGACCACGTCCAACGCCAACGCCGCGCGCGGCACCTACACCTGGGCCAACCGCACCACGGAGCTGGTCGAGCGGACCCGCGGGCGCGTGGCCCGGTTCCTCGGGGACGACCGGCCGGAGCACTCCGCCGTCCACTTCACCGGCGGCACCACCGAGGGGCTGCGCAGCATCGCCCGCGACTGGCTGCCGGGCTTCCTGCGCGACGGCGACGAGATCGTCGTACCGGACGCCGACCACCAGGCCAACATCACGCCCTGGCTGGAGGTCCAGCGGCTGCTCGACCGGGAGGGCGTGCACGTCCGGGTGGTGCCGATGCCGTACCAGAGCGGCTCCGGGGACTACGACCACCGGGCGCTGACCGAACGGGCGGGCCCGCGCACCCGGTTCGTCGCCACCACTCATGTGCACCACGTCTACGGCAGCGACATGAACGTGCAGCGCATCCGCGAGGCCGTCGGCCCGGACGCGGTCATCTGTCTGGACGCCGCGCAGAGCGTCGGTCATCTGCCGGTGTCCGTGGCGGAGCTGGATGTCGACTTCGTGGTGTTCTCCGGGCACAAGGCGCTGGCCCTGCCCGGTTCCGGGGCGGTGTGGGCCCGGCAGGCGCGCGGGCCGGCGTTCGTGCCCGGCGGGTGGAGCGGCACCCCGAACACCGTGGGCATCGCCTCGCTCGAAGCGGCCCTGGACTGGCTGGAGGCGGCCGGTGTCGACCGGATCGAGCGCTGGACGGCCGACCTCGCGGCCCGGCTCACCGAGGGGCTGCGCCGGCTGGACGCCTACGAGATCCTCGGCTGCCCGCTCAGCCTGGCCGCCGACACGACCGTGCAGCGCCGCCAGGGCATCGTGACTCTGCGGCACCGCGCCATCGACTCGGGCGACCTGGGGTTCATCCTGTTCAGCCACGGGTTCATGGTCCGCTCCGACCATCACTGCCAGGGTGACGCGGGCGAGAAGACCGGTTCGGTGCGGGTGAGTCTGCATGTGTACAACACGGTTGAGGAGATCGACCGGCTGCTGTCGGTTCTCGCCTCACTCCCGTGA
- a CDS encoding ABC transporter substrate-binding protein produces the protein MSTRRIRGAAVTAALAAAVTACSAPSGGSGDGKSAGSVVLGVASEPDTLSPLLGYGKDGNSKIFDGLLARDADLRLKPALAAGLPKITDGGRTYTYTLRDGVEFSDGEPLTAADVVYTYRTALDPKTNNTFKSELDAVKDVRANGDHQVVFTLKYPYAPFAARTVLPVVPEHIAGEQDPNTGSFNTKPVGTGPYVLAGWSKGEKLTFKANPRYWDGEPKVKTFTMAVIGDDNVRATRLRSGDLDGAVLPPNLAATFQGDDAKRTYEARSYDFRAVTLPTANQVTGDRAIRRALDAAVDREAMVDKILDGAGRPAYGPLPVDDPAFTEDIERAKDLGKAEKILDEAGWKPGKDGIRAKDGQRASFDLLYPSGDKVRQDHALAYASDAKKAGIDVRVESATWEVIEPRMKDDAVLAGFGSTGDPDFGLYTLLHSSLAGDGFNNMARYDNPAVDRALDDGRRGQDPAERESAYDKLQRALVQDPGYTFLTHIDHLYVLADRWEGLNTQLEPHEHGFASGPWWNIEDWQPKK, from the coding sequence ATGTCGACCCGTCGGATACGAGGGGCCGCCGTCACGGCGGCGCTGGCCGCGGCGGTCACCGCCTGCTCGGCTCCCAGCGGCGGCTCGGGCGACGGCAAGTCCGCGGGGTCGGTCGTGCTCGGGGTGGCGTCCGAGCCGGACACCCTCAGCCCGCTGCTCGGCTACGGCAAGGACGGGAACTCCAAGATCTTCGACGGGCTCCTCGCCCGCGACGCCGACCTGAGGCTGAAGCCCGCTCTGGCGGCCGGACTGCCGAAGATCACCGACGGCGGCCGCACCTACACCTACACCCTGCGCGACGGGGTCGAGTTCAGCGACGGCGAACCGCTGACGGCCGCCGACGTCGTCTACACGTACCGGACCGCCCTCGACCCGAAGACCAACAACACCTTCAAGAGCGAGCTGGACGCCGTCAAGGACGTCCGGGCGAACGGCGACCACCAGGTCGTCTTCACCCTCAAGTACCCCTACGCCCCCTTCGCCGCCCGCACCGTGCTGCCCGTCGTCCCCGAGCACATCGCCGGCGAGCAGGACCCCAACACCGGCTCCTTCAACACGAAGCCGGTCGGCACCGGGCCGTACGTCCTCGCCGGCTGGAGCAAGGGCGAGAAGCTCACCTTCAAGGCCAACCCCCGCTACTGGGACGGCGAGCCGAAGGTGAAGACCTTCACCATGGCGGTCATCGGCGACGACAACGTGCGCGCCACCCGCCTGCGCTCCGGCGACCTCGACGGCGCGGTCCTCCCGCCCAACCTCGCCGCCACGTTCCAGGGCGACGACGCCAAGCGCACCTACGAGGCCCGGTCCTACGACTTCCGGGCCGTCACCCTCCCCACCGCGAACCAGGTCACCGGCGACCGCGCGATCCGGCGGGCCCTGGACGCCGCCGTGGACCGCGAGGCCATGGTCGACAAGATCCTCGACGGCGCGGGCCGCCCGGCGTACGGGCCGCTGCCCGTCGACGACCCCGCCTTCACCGAGGACATCGAGCGCGCCAAGGACCTCGGCAAGGCCGAGAAGATCCTTGACGAGGCCGGCTGGAAGCCCGGCAAGGACGGCATCCGCGCCAAGGACGGACAGCGGGCGTCCTTCGACCTGCTCTACCCCTCCGGCGACAAGGTCCGCCAGGACCACGCCCTCGCCTACGCCTCCGACGCCAAGAAGGCCGGCATCGACGTGCGGGTGGAGAGCGCCACCTGGGAGGTCATCGAACCGCGCATGAAGGACGACGCGGTCCTCGCGGGCTTCGGCAGCACCGGCGACCCCGACTTCGGCCTCTACACCCTGCTGCACTCCTCCCTCGCCGGCGACGGCTTCAACAACATGGCCCGCTACGACAACCCCGCCGTGGACCGGGCCCTGGACGACGGCCGCCGCGGCCAGGACCCGGCCGAGCGCGAGTCCGCCTACGACAAGCTGCAACGCGCCCTGGTGCAGGACCCTGGCTACACCTTCCTCACCCACATCGACCACCTCTACGTCCTGGCCGACCGCTGGGAGGGCCTGAACACCCAGCTGGAGCCGCACGAGCACGGCTTCGCCAGCGGCCCCTGGTGGAACATCGAGGACTGGCAGCCGAAGAAGTGA
- a CDS encoding ABC transporter permease, with amino-acid sequence MTCDAPAPAGAPQKTAWRSHGPKRRSTRALRVRTSAVLVAATVLAVLLVPPLVQLDQQAVDLAAKLRTPSWSHPFGTDDVGRDLLLRCVYGLRVSLLVGVAAALTATVVGTAVGAAAGALGGWADRALMRVVDTFSSVPHLLLGIFIVAMFRPGVWPVVISVALTHWLSTARIVRAEVLSLRSRPYVDAAVSGGASRWRVAVRHLLPAVLPQAALAAVLMVPHAMWHESALSFLGLGLPTHTASLGTLIQSARGSLLAGQWWPTLFPGLLLIVPTLAIAGLAGAWRERIHPRHRSELML; translated from the coding sequence GTGACATGTGACGCACCGGCGCCCGCCGGCGCCCCGCAGAAGACCGCATGGCGGTCGCACGGACCGAAGCGCCGCTCCACCCGCGCCCTGCGCGTGCGCACCTCCGCCGTGCTGGTGGCCGCGACCGTCCTCGCCGTGCTGCTCGTGCCGCCGCTGGTCCAGCTCGACCAGCAGGCCGTCGACCTCGCCGCCAAGCTGCGAACGCCGTCCTGGTCCCACCCGTTCGGCACCGACGACGTCGGCCGCGACCTGCTGCTGCGCTGCGTCTACGGCCTGCGCGTCTCGCTGCTCGTCGGAGTGGCGGCGGCGCTGACCGCGACCGTCGTCGGCACAGCGGTGGGCGCGGCCGCCGGGGCGCTGGGCGGGTGGGCCGACCGGGCCCTGATGCGGGTGGTCGACACGTTCTCGTCCGTGCCGCATCTGCTGCTCGGCATCTTCATCGTCGCCATGTTCCGCCCCGGGGTGTGGCCGGTGGTGATCTCGGTCGCGCTGACCCACTGGCTGTCCACGGCCCGGATCGTCCGTGCCGAGGTGCTGTCGCTGCGGTCGCGGCCGTACGTCGACGCCGCCGTCTCCGGCGGGGCGTCCCGGTGGCGGGTGGCCGTACGGCACCTGCTGCCCGCCGTCCTTCCCCAGGCCGCGCTCGCCGCCGTGCTGATGGTGCCGCACGCCATGTGGCACGAGTCGGCGCTGTCCTTCCTCGGACTCGGGCTGCCCACGCACACGGCGAGCCTCGGCACCCTGATCCAGAGCGCCCGCGGCTCGCTCCTCGCCGGCCAGTGGTGGCCGACCCTCTTCCCGGGCCTCCTCCTCATCGTCCCGACCCTCGCCATCGCCGGACTCGCCGGGGCCTGGCGGGAGCGGATCCATCCCCGTCACCGATCGGAGCTGATGCTGTGA
- a CDS encoding class I SAM-dependent methyltransferase codes for MGLSMATAERWVERWELQQQRYAVDREERFTVIADVVEHVTAGRVTPPLVVDLGCGPGSLAARLIRRLPDAEIVAVDRDPLLLELGRTHHPDAARYVDAEIGAPGWVWALDLDRPLDAAVSTTALHYLDRDTLLDTYRQLAALLRPGGVLVNGDHLPQGETGPAGIAAHVGRCRAARQRAFAHEDWGSWWAAVGDDPELTDLLAERRRREAPLDTPAGLSLSAHLELLRQAGFGTAGPVWQYGDSCVVVAVR; via the coding sequence ATGGGGCTGAGCATGGCGACGGCGGAGCGATGGGTGGAGCGCTGGGAGCTCCAGCAGCAGCGGTACGCCGTCGACCGCGAGGAGCGGTTCACGGTGATCGCCGATGTCGTCGAGCACGTCACGGCGGGGCGCGTGACCCCGCCCCTCGTCGTGGACCTGGGCTGTGGGCCCGGCTCCCTCGCGGCCCGGCTGATCCGGCGGCTGCCGGACGCCGAGATCGTGGCCGTGGACCGGGATCCCCTGCTGCTGGAGCTGGGCCGCACCCACCACCCGGACGCGGCCCGCTACGTCGACGCGGAGATCGGCGCGCCCGGCTGGGTATGGGCCCTGGATCTGGACCGGCCCCTGGACGCGGCGGTCTCCACGACGGCCCTGCACTACCTCGACCGCGACACCCTGCTCGACACCTACCGGCAGCTCGCCGCGCTGCTGCGTCCCGGAGGCGTCCTCGTCAACGGTGACCATCTCCCCCAGGGCGAGACCGGCCCGGCCGGGATCGCCGCCCATGTCGGGCGCTGCCGGGCCGCCCGGCAGCGGGCGTTCGCGCACGAGGACTGGGGCTCCTGGTGGGCCGCGGTCGGCGACGACCCGGAGCTGACCGACCTCCTGGCCGAGCGCCGCCGCCGCGAAGCCCCCCTCGACACCCCCGCCGGACTCTCCCTCTCCGCCCACCTCGAGCTGCTCCGGCAGGCGGGCTTCGGCACGGCCGGCCCGGTGTGGCAGTACGGCGACAGCTGCGTGGTCGTGGCGGTGCGCTAG
- a CDS encoding ABC transporter permease: MARLAGRRALFAVPVLLVVTFGVFAIAAASPFDPVKAYAGTSALGADQQTLDRLRENLGVDQPFAARWWHWLTSALSGDLGHSGVMRQPVAQVIGERLVWSALLCAVAFAAAVLVGTLLGVLAARRPGSLVDRTVTSLAYTLEAAPVFWIALLAIWLFALQWDVLPAGGLTDTGSEQVTPGQVTSHLVLPAGVLAVSQLPWFTLYVRQGVGDALAEDPVRGARARGLSERTVLLGHALRSGLLPVLTLIGSRVPELITGALLVESVFSWPGIAAATVEAATAVDFPLLAALTTLATAAVLAGNLLADLLYGLFDPRVKLSDM; the protein is encoded by the coding sequence ATGGCACGGCTGGCGGGACGGCGGGCCCTGTTCGCCGTCCCCGTCCTGCTCGTCGTCACCTTCGGCGTGTTCGCCATCGCCGCCGCCTCCCCGTTCGACCCCGTCAAGGCGTACGCCGGCACCTCCGCGCTCGGCGCCGACCAGCAGACCCTGGACCGGCTGCGCGAGAACCTCGGCGTGGACCAGCCCTTCGCCGCCCGCTGGTGGCACTGGCTGACCTCCGCGCTCAGCGGCGACCTCGGCCACTCCGGCGTCATGCGGCAACCGGTCGCCCAGGTCATCGGCGAACGGCTCGTGTGGTCCGCGCTGCTCTGCGCGGTCGCCTTCGCCGCCGCCGTGCTGGTGGGCACCCTCCTCGGCGTGCTCGCCGCCCGCCGCCCCGGCTCGCTCGTCGACCGGACCGTCACCTCCCTCGCCTACACCCTGGAGGCGGCACCCGTCTTCTGGATCGCGCTGCTCGCCATCTGGCTGTTCGCCCTCCAGTGGGACGTCCTGCCGGCGGGCGGCCTGACCGACACCGGCAGCGAACAGGTCACGCCCGGCCAGGTCACGAGCCATCTCGTCCTGCCCGCCGGCGTCCTCGCCGTGTCCCAACTGCCGTGGTTCACCCTGTACGTACGCCAGGGCGTCGGCGACGCCCTGGCGGAGGACCCCGTCCGCGGCGCCCGGGCCCGGGGCTTGAGCGAACGCACCGTCCTGCTCGGCCACGCCCTGCGCTCCGGGCTCCTGCCGGTGCTCACGCTCATCGGCTCCCGCGTCCCCGAACTCATCACCGGGGCGCTGCTGGTGGAGAGCGTCTTCAGCTGGCCGGGCATCGCCGCGGCCACCGTCGAGGCGGCCACCGCCGTCGACTTCCCGCTGCTCGCCGCCCTGACCACCCTGGCCACCGCCGCCGTCCTCGCCGGGAACCTGCTCGCCGACCTGCTCTACGGACTGTTCGACCCGAGGGTGAAGCTCAGTGACATGTGA
- a CDS encoding DUF6299 family protein: protein MRVRPLLGAAAGAALLLLAGAGAAPATASAPAPAGSVTVDAVGRIATDGTVTLSGTYRCAGSSGPVFVSSSVRQGASTTRHGIGGTRAVCDGVAHRWANTGRTVSRALVAGAAHVESTLMELRSFSGLPLPTFHAVQDRDITLTRA from the coding sequence ATGCGTGTACGTCCCCTTCTCGGCGCGGCGGCCGGTGCCGCGCTGCTCCTGCTCGCCGGTGCCGGCGCGGCGCCCGCCACCGCCTCCGCCCCCGCCCCGGCCGGTTCCGTCACGGTCGACGCCGTGGGCCGGATCGCCACCGACGGCACCGTCACCCTGTCCGGCACCTACCGCTGCGCCGGCTCCAGCGGCCCGGTCTTCGTCAGCTCCTCCGTGCGCCAGGGCGCCTCCACGACCCGTCACGGCATCGGCGGCACCCGGGCCGTGTGCGACGGCGTGGCGCACCGCTGGGCGAACACGGGCCGGACCGTGTCCAGGGCGCTCGTGGCCGGGGCGGCCCACGTCGAGTCCACCCTGATGGAGCTGCGCAGCTTCAGCGGCCTGCCGCTGCCCACCTTCCACGCGGTCCAGGACCGGGACATCACCCTGACCCGGGCCTGA
- a CDS encoding ABC transporter ATP-binding protein has protein sequence MDVTPVLSVRGLSVRFLMPAGRRVAAVTDARFDVAPGECLALIGESGCGKSVLASALLGLLPGNAQTAGSALLGGLDLLTADERTLARTVRGRLIGLVPQSPAAHLTPVRTVRSQLEETVAALTATRGRAALRTAAEAAAERAAFPADHLDRHPHQLSGGLAQRAATALALVGDAPLLLADEPTTGLDRDLVDRTVDELRRHVDDPGEGGRGRALLMITHDLAAAERIADRVAVMYAGRIVELADAAAFFGSPGPRHPYSRGLLQALPERAFTPIPGMPPELGALPAGCAFAARCDRATGTCAAPPPTGTVACHHPYVPEDVRA, from the coding sequence ATGGATGTCACCCCTGTGCTGTCCGTCCGCGGGCTCTCCGTGCGGTTCCTGATGCCCGCGGGGCGCCGTGTCGCCGCCGTCACCGACGCCCGGTTCGACGTGGCACCCGGCGAGTGCCTGGCCCTGATCGGGGAGAGCGGCTGCGGCAAGTCCGTGCTGGCCTCCGCCCTGCTCGGGCTGCTCCCCGGCAACGCCCAGACCGCCGGCTCGGCCCTCCTCGGCGGCCTGGACCTGCTCACGGCCGACGAGCGGACCCTCGCACGCACCGTGCGAGGGCGGCTCATCGGCCTCGTCCCGCAGAGCCCGGCCGCCCACCTCACCCCGGTCCGCACCGTCCGCTCCCAACTGGAGGAGACCGTCGCGGCGTTGACCGCGACCCGGGGGCGCGCCGCCCTGCGGACCGCCGCCGAGGCCGCCGCCGAACGGGCCGCGTTCCCCGCGGACCACCTCGACCGCCACCCCCACCAGCTCTCCGGCGGACTCGCCCAGCGCGCCGCCACCGCCCTCGCCCTGGTCGGCGACGCGCCCCTGCTGCTCGCCGACGAACCGACCACCGGCCTCGACCGCGATCTGGTGGACCGTACGGTCGACGAACTGCGGCGGCACGTCGACGACCCGGGCGAGGGCGGCCGCGGCCGGGCCCTGCTGATGATCACCCACGATCTGGCGGCCGCCGAGCGCATCGCCGACCGGGTCGCGGTCATGTACGCCGGACGGATCGTCGAACTCGCCGACGCCGCCGCATTCTTCGGCTCGCCCGGGCCCCGCCACCCGTACAGCCGCGGCCTGCTCCAGGCCCTGCCCGAGCGCGCCTTCACCCCCATCCCCGGCATGCCGCCCGAGCTCGGCGCGCTTCCGGCCGGCTGCGCCTTCGCCGCCCGCTGCGACCGGGCCACCGGCACCTGCGCCGCCCCGCCGCCCACCGGCACCGTCGCCTGCCACCACCCGTACGTGCCGGAGGACGTCCGTGCTTGA
- a CDS encoding pyridoxal-phosphate dependent enzyme, with the protein MRYDSITEAIGNTPLVRIDPAVHGLRTIDLYAKLEMLNPFGSVKDRAAWSMAEPLLAEAVEQGSQVVELSSGNTAKALAVIAGMHGLGFKSVTNRMRVPEIKDLLLLLGAEIEELPGQSECLDPTATDDPLTLFHRTLSASGSAYLHTDQYFNARNTEAHLTGTGPEIVKDLDGRVPDWFVACVGTAGSSTGVARALREEDPSVRVVGLVAAKSDFIPGIRTIDEVQEVGLFDPETYDTMESVSADEAIEGMLTLNRRCGILGGPTGGAAYFGAVRHLRALEEESQERRTAVFIVCDRVESYLSYVRQRRPDLLGRPPRQNSPADLSDAEVGEAPSVTVAEARRWIETDRPLVVDLRSSYAYAALHIDGSVNIVDELFAELVRGGLPFSRRQPVLLACPVGEQSARYAALLTRMGHPDVRSLAGGIIAWRDAGAPLVRD; encoded by the coding sequence GTGAGGTACGACAGCATCACCGAGGCGATAGGCAACACCCCTCTGGTGCGGATAGACCCGGCGGTGCACGGCCTGCGCACCATCGATCTGTACGCCAAGCTCGAAATGCTCAACCCGTTCGGCTCGGTCAAGGACCGGGCCGCCTGGAGCATGGCGGAGCCCCTGCTCGCCGAGGCGGTCGAACAGGGCAGTCAGGTGGTCGAGTTGTCCAGCGGCAACACGGCCAAGGCCCTCGCCGTCATCGCGGGCATGCACGGCCTGGGCTTCAAGAGCGTCACCAACCGGATGCGGGTCCCGGAGATCAAGGACCTCCTGCTGCTGCTCGGCGCGGAGATCGAGGAGCTGCCGGGGCAGAGCGAGTGCCTGGACCCGACCGCCACGGACGATCCGCTGACCCTCTTCCACCGGACGCTGTCCGCTTCGGGCAGCGCCTATCTGCACACCGACCAGTACTTCAACGCGCGCAACACCGAGGCCCATCTCACCGGCACCGGGCCGGAGATCGTCAAGGACCTGGACGGCCGGGTCCCGGACTGGTTCGTCGCCTGCGTGGGCACGGCCGGTTCCTCCACGGGGGTCGCCCGCGCCCTGCGGGAGGAGGACCCGTCCGTGCGGGTGGTCGGTCTGGTCGCGGCCAAGTCCGACTTCATCCCGGGGATCCGCACCATCGACGAGGTGCAGGAGGTCGGCCTGTTCGACCCGGAGACGTACGACACGATGGAGTCGGTCAGTGCCGACGAGGCGATCGAGGGGATGCTGACCCTGAACCGCCGCTGCGGCATCCTCGGCGGGCCCACCGGAGGCGCCGCCTACTTCGGCGCCGTCCGCCATCTGCGGGCGCTGGAGGAGGAGTCGCAGGAGCGGCGGACCGCGGTGTTCATCGTCTGTGACCGGGTGGAGAGCTATCTGAGCTACGTCCGGCAGCGGCGGCCCGATCTGCTGGGCCGGCCGCCCCGGCAGAACTCGCCGGCCGACCTGTCCGACGCCGAGGTCGGCGAGGCGCCGTCGGTCACCGTGGCCGAGGCCCGGCGCTGGATCGAGACCGACCGGCCCCTCGTGGTCGACCTGCGCAGCTCCTACGCCTACGCGGCGCTGCACATCGACGGATCGGTCAACATCGTCGACGAGCTGTTCGCCGAACTCGTCCGGGGCGGGCTGCCGTTCAGCCGCCGTCAGCCGGTCCTGCTGGCGTGCCCGGTGGGCGAGCAGTCCGCCCGGTACGCGGCGCTGCTGACCCGGATGGGCCACCCGGACGTGCGCAGCCTGGCCGGCGGCATCATCGCCTGGCGGGACGCGGGCGCGCCCCTGGTGCGGGACTGA
- a CDS encoding ABC transporter ATP-binding protein gives MLELRSITAGYAGNAPVVRDVSLTVAPGESVGLLGPSGCGKSTLARVAALLHRPDSGTLLLDGEPVRRWRHRAPRDRRTAFGMVFQQARLSADPRLPLTDLIAEPLRATGRRREVPGRVAELAPVVGLTPDLLTRRPHEVSDGQLQRACLARALVLRPRLLVCDEMTAMLDASTAAALVAAVEDYRAATGAALLAVGHDRVLLERWCDRTVHWGGLT, from the coding sequence GTGCTTGAACTGCGTTCCATCACCGCCGGATACGCCGGGAACGCCCCGGTGGTCCGGGACGTGTCGCTGACCGTCGCGCCGGGCGAGTCCGTCGGCCTGCTCGGACCGAGCGGCTGCGGCAAGTCCACCCTCGCGCGGGTCGCGGCCCTGCTGCACCGCCCCGACTCCGGCACCCTGCTCCTCGACGGCGAGCCCGTGCGGCGCTGGCGCCACCGTGCCCCGCGCGACCGGCGCACCGCCTTCGGGATGGTCTTCCAGCAGGCCAGGCTCTCCGCGGACCCGCGGCTGCCGCTCACCGACCTGATCGCCGAGCCCCTGCGCGCCACCGGCCGCCGCAGGGAAGTCCCCGGCCGGGTCGCCGAGTTGGCCCCCGTCGTCGGCCTCACCCCCGACCTGCTGACCCGGCGGCCGCACGAGGTCAGCGACGGGCAGCTGCAACGCGCCTGTCTCGCCCGGGCGTTGGTGCTGCGCCCGCGCCTGCTGGTGTGCGACGAGATGACCGCGATGCTCGACGCCTCGACGGCCGCCGCCCTGGTCGCGGCCGTCGAGGACTACCGGGCCGCGACCGGCGCCGCCCTGCTGGCCGTCGGCCACGACCGCGTCCTGCTGGAGCGCTGGTGCGACCGCACCGTCCACTGGGGCGGCCTGACCTGA